GAGCTCCACTTCGCCGGAGCCACCGTGCGTCACGCTCACACCGCCGCCACCGAACAGCGACTCGATCTCCTCCAGCGTCTTGCCGCTCGTCTCGGGCACGCAGAGGTGCACGAACGCCACCGACAGCGCCGAGACGGCCGCGAACGCGGCGAACGCGCCCGCGACGGTCACGGCGCGGCAGATGGAGAGGAACGACATGGCCACGGCGCCGCTGGCCATGCGGTTGAGCGCGAAGCCGGCGGCCACGGCCTGCGCGCGCAGCCGCAGCGGGTAGATCTCCGAGCTCAGCACCATGTTGATGGGACCGATCCCCACCGAGAAGAAGGCCACGAAGCCGCACACCGTGAGGATGGCGAGCCCGACGGCGACGCCGCCCGGCAGCGCGCCGCGCGCGAGTGCGGACAGCGACGCGGCCAGCACGGCGAGGCACACCGTGATTCCGGCCGTGCTGACGTACAGCAGCGGCTTCCGGCCGACGCGGTCGACGAGGACGATGGCGATCACGATGAACACCGTCTTCACCACGCCCACCGCGACGGTGGCGCCCAGGAGCTGGCTCTCCGTCGTGATGCCGGAGTCGCGGAATATGGTCGGGCTGTAGTACACCAGCGCGTCGATGCCGGTGGCCTGCTGGAAGAACTGGACGCCCAGCCCGGTCACCAGCATCCGTCGGATCACAGGCGACGGCCGCAGCAGCTCCCGCCACGCCTCCTTGCCGTTGCTGGAAGCGGCAGTGGCGCGCGCGGCCTCCTCGATCTCGGCGAGCCTCTCCTCCGCCTCCTCCACGCTGTCCGAGACCTTCACAAGCACCGCGCGCGCGTCGCCGGCCTGGCCCTGCATGACCAGCCACCGCGGCGACTCCGGGATGACCAGCAGCACGAACGCAATGGAGATGGACGGGAGGATGCCGGCGGCGAGCATGACGCGCCAGTTGATGTTGTCGGGCAGGCCCGCGAAGGCGAGGTTGGAGACGTACCCGATGAGGATGCCGAAGCTGATGAAGATCTCCGGGAGGGACGCCAGGGAGCCCCGCAGCGTCTCCGGGGAGATCTCCGAGATGTACACGGGCGCCACCATGATGCCTATCCCGATCCCGATGCCGGCCAGCAGCCGCCCCGCCATGAGCAGGCCAAACGACGGCGCGAGCGCCATGATCACCGCGCCGCCCTGGAACACGGCAGCGGCTAGGCCGATGGTCCATCTGCGGCCGATAGCGTCCGAGGTCCGGCCGGCCGCAAGGCTGCCGAGGAGGGAGATGAAGCCGAGGCATCCGACCAGCACTTCTTGCTGCACCTCGGTGATGTGGAGGTCCTTCTGAATGAAGATAATGCAGCCGCTCATCACACCCACATCTGGACACACCACCACACCACATCATCAAATGAACAGAACACAAAACTATACATTTAGCAGTTTACGTCAGCTGTTCGACAACAACTGAATTTGCAGAGCATTTCTAAACATTTCTACTTCTACTGGACCGTTATATATGGTATACGACTATTTTCAGAACAGTTTCAGTATGCACAAGATTGCCACTAACATATTGATTACCAAAAATATTTTATATGACTCTTTTTTTTTATCTAAGATTGTTGTAGATAACTAGATGCTGCACAGTAACACGGACCTCCTGTTTTGCAGTAATGAGAAGTCAAGACAGCCCTCTGATCGCAAGCCAAGTTGTCGTTTGTTTAGTTTTAAATAAACCACCCCGGCCCAAGAAAGGGAAAGCTACATCCATTTGTAGCTGAATAAGTAAGACCAAATCTGCATCAAGAACGAAACGCCATTCCTGCGGTGCGGAGCTCTGCTCACCGTAGCCGAGCAGGACATGGTTGAGAGACGCGAAGACGGAGCAAGCAAAGACGTATCGCCGGCAGCTGCCGCCGACGCCGCGAACACGGACGCCACCGCCGTCCTCCGGCTCCTGCGGGAGCACGTCGTCCACGCGCGCGTACCGGTTCTTCCTCCCCAAGAACCCCGGCAAGCTGCGGCCGGCGGCCGCCACCTCGGCCCCCATCACCTCTGCCTTGCTCAGCCCCTCCGCTCCTCGTCCGAGAAGCCCGGCAGGCACCCGGCTAAGGTGCAGACGTGCAGTGGATCTGAGGAAGCTAGCAGGCAAGCGTGGAAAAAGAGTTGGAGGAAACAAGGCGGGATTTGTTTAAGACGTGGACATTTTATATGTTTCGATGCTTATAAGCTCAGGGCGACGGTGCACCTGCTCCCGTGCTCAGCTCCCAAAGGAGTGGGAAATTTGCAGTAGTGTTCgaaatttcaaatttaaattcaaatggaAGTTCTTCCTACTGTCTCGGAGTTATCAGATTGTATAAAGTTGTAAAGTCGTTGTATTGACACTGAGATGAATTTGAATCACACACCAGCAACAACCAGATCGTTTGAGTTGTCATAGACTGACGCTGTGACGCATCAAAGTTCTCACCCTTACATGCTGAATAATATAAAGGTTTACCAGCAAACATCAAAGAATAACCAATTATACTTAGGTGACGAAGAAGAACTAGTTTTCGAGCAAAATAGCAAAATAATCATCGAACCTTTTATACGAGAGGCATCCCATAGGGATGAGTCATTAGGTTGTTCTACGTCGACCCCGTAGAGGTAAGACCATTTTCTCTGTATATTTGAGAGGATCAAGCGATAAACAACATATCGTTTGAAAAGGTAGATTGATTTTTGTTCAACTAAATGTTGGATGCCTCAATCGATCGTGATCCTCTCACATATATAGAGGAAATGGTCTTACCTCAGTAGGAAACAACTCCAAAGTGTGTTGGTCAAGTTTCCAATCTAAAAACTGAATTAGAAATGAACCGGTTCGGAAAACGAGCAAAAACTAGCCTAATAGACCACCAAAGTCGCCTAGGACACGTTTCACGTGGAAGCCGACCAATCGGCCTAGAGAAAGTAACAAGTTATAAGCTATCAGTAGCACCCCGAGACAACTAAAATTGAAACAATTTAAAATGATAAAAGGATATCTATATTTCTTGCAATGATTTGATTGATACAAACTCACCCTCTTGCAAACAAGTTTGTGTCAAGAATATGCTTGTAAAAACATGCTCAAAGTATATTGCAAGAGATAATGTGCTACTCGATCAAGAAATGGCTCGCCTCACTAAGAACTTGACCAAGGTAAAAGGCAAGACAAAGCCAACCCCAACTTTATCAAGATAACACCGCGAAGGGACAGAAAAGGCTTGATGAGGGAGAAAATGTGGTTTACTTCGTGTGCCACAAGTAAGACCACAAGTCCTATTAATGCAAGATAAAGAATGGAGGAGAGaacaacaaacaaacaaacaaactgtCCAACACCTACACCAACAAGGTTGATAAAAAACCATTATACCATACTTGTTAAAAAAAGAAAAATCACATGGTGGTGGCCATCAACGTGAACAAGCAAGTCAATACAAGAGCGGCCAAACAGGTTTGGGTGCCAAAAGAAATTATTTCAATCATAaagagcaccaagaaggtttgcatCCCAAAGGAGAAATGAGAAGTCCAATGGACTCTAGAGAATCTAGAGACTTAGCAAAGGTGGGATACATATaatgggatgcatcatattggatcataCCATTGCCAAATGAGCTAGCAAATATTATGGATCCCCTTCCTATGTTATAGGTAACCAGATTTAAATTCTTGCAATTTCAATTAACATCTAGTTGCTTTTAAGCCTAGGTTTACATTTGCATTTTAAATTATTGTTATACATACACTTGGTAAATCATATGACATGATTACTCGATTTCACTCTTACGCtgggagcaaacctacatggtttacatTGCTTAGGCGcatgacacatagcttatttataaAAGATTTATCTTATATATGCCAACAATTTAGATGTCTTACTCCTAATATCATGTACAGATGATATTCACATTCATGTGTCAGCATCTTTCAAGTGGTATTTTGACCTTAAAAATCTAAGTGCATGCTTCCTATAAGTATTTCATATTTGTATGCATTGAGAGGGTAATCTACAATGAATATTTAAGACTAACATCTTTTCAAATTTATCATGTGTGAGGTAGTCTCATTAAAAGAAAAATAGAGCCCTCAAAGCTAAGCATGAATGAACACCTTTATGTGGTATTTCATATCCTCTATGGTATGACATATCATACAAAGGTTTTCTTGGTGATTTGGGCATCCAACAAGTTGATCGTGCTGTCTTTTGTGATAATCAAAGTGCGATCTATCTTGCAAAAGATGAGAAGTTTCATGAGAGAACCAAGCATATTAATGTGCGAAATTTCTTCATTTGGCTTCATGTGAAAAACAAAGCTTTGTACGTGATGAAGATTGGCACGAAGACAACCCAACTGATATGTTAACCAAGGTGGTCCCAAGAGCTAAGTTCGAGCACTTCTTGAGCTTGGGGGGTGTTCGTGCTTGCCCGAGCTAGCTCCCATGTGGAGCTTTGGAGGCAGTGAGATTGTTACATGCTGATTTGTTGTCTTGAAGATGAAGAGTTTGAAGATTGAATTTTTATTGGCTCTATGGTTCAATTGTCGCTGAGGTGGAGAATTGTGGTCGATAGATCCAGTCGACCCTTGGGGTCAGCAGTCCCATTTCCCCACTGGGGTCAGTTGTATGCATCCTCGTGGGGATCGGCTGGTCATAGCCACCCTGGGGTCATCCAGGGGGTCTTCTGCAAAAGGGGCAAACCAACACCTTTATGACCAGCAACAGGCTGCTCTGCTTTCTAGGGGAAGCCTGTCCAATACACACTAGCTCATTTGGCGAAAAAGAGAATAGAGAGCTAGGcttagagagaggagaggggagattGAGAGGCACCAATCCACAAATTTGAGAGAGTGATTTGGGGATCTGGAGCCTCCCATCACTTGTCGGTTCCCACCTCTTGTATTCTTCATCTTCATAATGGAGTTCTTGCTCGTCTTCGTCCGTAGGTTTTCTCTCGGCATGGAGTTTACCACGTAAATCTCTATTTCTTCACTTGCTTGGGTATTTTGCTTGTCGTATGTGCTGATTGTTCAACATATTGCTTGTTGTTGGAGATATCCCCAAGTTTATTGGTAAATGGACATATTGACATAAGAGGCGTATTTGTGTTCTTTGGTACATTGGTGAACTATTGATGGGGTTGAAATTGTGGTGAGCTGATTGTTGTGCATAAAGTGTTGTTGTACCACTGGACATCACGTGGTTGCTTGATTTGAAGCTTAGGTGTTTCTTTTGGTTCACGCCCACAAGGTGTTCAGTGATTTGCTTGTGACAGCTTAGCTTGCTGCTTTAGGGCCCGCTTCCGCTGCGTGCCGACCCTCACAGTGGTGCTATCACCAAGGAGACAAAGATCAGCGGCAAGCCAGATGATTCGGTCCTCGAAATCTTTTGTGTTAGCACAACAAGATGCAAACTCGTGGTGGACGTGATGCGTGTTAGCCTAGCGGATTTGCTGGACCGAAACATGGATCTGCTTAATCACCACCCACGTCGTTGTCGCCATTCTTCTCTCCCGAAGATCGGCTAGCATGTCAGCGCGTGAAGCGTAGGATCACGGTGAGCAGCAAGCGATCATGGTGACAGATGTTCTCAACGTGTTTCACAGGCTTGATGATGTATCACCATCCTTTCGCCTCTATGTTCACCTACATTAACATCGCTTGCTCCTGGTAGTTGGTATGCATGAGCTTGTTGTGTCGTCTGCGCGATGCTAGCGAGGGCGAGGCATGATGGCCTTGTCGCCTCCATAACTACCGCTTAGCAGAGCATAGTGACGCATCTAATAACATGTCAGCCCCAACTTCGCTGATCGCCTCCTACTTCACTTGAGGTTCTTGTGTGTTTGCCTTTAGGCTGGCTAATTCCTGTAACAAaataaggccccgtttgtttcgttggaattgaattctattctaataattataatttagacaaaactaattgagttaatatatatatatatatatatat
This portion of the Zea mays cultivar B73 chromosome 2, Zm-B73-REFERENCE-NAM-5.0, whole genome shotgun sequence genome encodes:
- the LOC103645756 gene encoding probable polyol transporter 4, whose translation is MGAEVAAAGRSLPGFLGRKNRYARVDDVLPQEPEDGGGVRVRGVGGSCRRYVFACSVFASLNHVLLGYDVGVMSGCIIFIQKDLHITEVQQEVLVGCLGFISLLGSLAAGRTSDAIGRRWTIGLAAAVFQGGAVIMALAPSFGLLMAGRLLAGIGIGIGIMVAPVYISEISPETLRGSLASLPEIFISFGILIGYVSNLAFAGLPDNINWRVMLAAGILPSISIAFVLLVIPESPRWLVMQGQAGDARAVLVKVSDSVEEAEERLAEIEEAARATAASSNGKEAWRELLRPSPVIRRMLVTGLGVQFFQQATGIDALVYYSPTIFRDSGITTESQLLGATVAVGVVKTVFIVIAIVLVDRVGRKPLLYVSTAGITVCLAVLAASLSALARGALPGGVAVGLAILTVCGFVAFFSVGIGPINMVLSSEIYPLRLRAQAVAAGFALNRMASGAVAMSFLSICRAVTVAGAFAAFAAVSALSVAFVHLCVPETSGKTLEEIESLFGGGGVSVTHGGSGEVELGDAERLEHKRLVSHGHASS